From the genome of Populus trichocarpa isolate Nisqually-1 chromosome 15, P.trichocarpa_v4.1, whole genome shotgun sequence, one region includes:
- the LOC7454489 gene encoding methyl-CpG-binding domain-containing protein 13 isoform X1 produces MGDPKSDDWLPEGWRVEVKVRNSGKKDKFYFPPTGGFRFNSKIEVSRYLNGSHPKSEEKVGSNDQWSSNKVVIEKTVPEGLPLGWTKEIKVTKKGGRIRRDPFYTDPVSGCVFRSMKEAHRYIESGVVGRLAFKRNRKDNYVVELKDDKTCSPAVAEKQDLEVNETPSPVTGDQSLKACEIAKHEQILNSASTGECIIVSEHTSDQYESVAKKQKLEVNRTQSSIISDHSLKSCKIAKDEQTLSLASAGEYTAVSEHASDKCVSVAKKQKLEVSGMPSPIISDRTWKSCVIAKDEHIHDSASRGECKAVSEHTSDQCVSATKKQQLTVDRNPSSIISDQSLKSCEISKDKQILPSASTGECTAVSKHTLIQCGVGAESSSSEFPEAKGSNRTEEKCDFVRTSFVEDPSRGVPEDKLLLEVGETRKEIKRAGLRKSKNKNDINLPRRASKRLAGIPLAPTPELKAITRVRRAAVEPGNEIIASTSEQASCGELDTELNTKNAFDTSKSTERPVESNESKHGIVDMEHAGKAGSGKERNEKHECAVISSPGKLASAEHGGKIETANNSGEKPGLPFGLPLEELWQDPCIAFAIKTLTGAPVDSDSIKVSPGSSNNEFVGMAVLDEHAGKEDIGNNGNLFIPEHARGVETSSKADEKPVSPLNLPFADAWSDPCIEFAIKTLTGAIPLDFDVIQDCLPQQAGSLQQQQSSGFTLPNVGEFCQAEFLCQQFGTSEKPSFNQAAMVGPALPHTKHANLGYSAGPSRRLHSEERSNKRRR; encoded by the exons ATGGGGGATCCTAAATCCGATGACTGGTTGCCAGAAGGTTGGAGGGTAGAAGTTAAAGTGAGAAATAGCGGTAAAAAAGATAAG TTTTATTTTCCTCCCACGGGTGGATTCAGATTCAACTCCAAGATTGAGGTATCTCGCTATCTCAACGGAAGCCATCCTAAATCTGAAGAAAAGGTAGGAAGCAATGACCAGTGGTCCTCAAACAAG GTTGTAATCGAGAAGACTGTACCAGAAGGGTTACCTCTGGGATGGACCAAGGAAATCAAAGTAACAAAGAAAGGTGGCAGAATCAGAAGAGACCCG TTTTACACTGACCCTGTAAGTGGATGTGTTTTCCGCTCCATGAAGGAAGCACATCGCTACATTGAAAGTGGTGTGGTAGGAAGGCTGGCATTCAAGCGAAACCGCAAAGACAACTATGTTGTAGAGTTGAAAGATGATAAAACCTGT TCACCAGCTGTAGCCGAGAAACAAGATTTGGAAGTCAATGAAACACCGAGTCCAGTTACAGGTGACCAGAGCTTGAAGGCATGTGAAATTGCAAAACATGAACAGATACTCAATTCGGCCTCTACAGGAGAGTGCATAATTGTCTCTGAACATACTTCTGATCAGTATGAGTCAGTAGCCAAGAAACAAAAGTTGGAAGTCAACCGAACACAAAGTTCAATTATAAGTGACCATAGCTTGAAGTCATGCAAAATAGCTAAAGATGAACAGACACTTAGCTTGGCCTCTGCAGGAGAATACACAGCTGTCTCTGAGCATGCTTCTGATAAGTGTGTCTCTGTagccaagaaacaaaaattggaAGTCAGTGGAATGCCAAGTCCAATTATAAGTGACCGGACCTGGAAGTCATGTGTAATTGCTAAAGATGAACACATACATGATTCAGCTTCTAGAGGAGAATGCAAGGCTGTCTCTGAGCATACTTCTGATCAGTGTGTGTCTGCAACTAAGAAACAACAATTGACAGTTGACAGAAATCCAAGTTCAATTATAAGTGACCAGAGCTTGAAGTCGTGTGAAATTTCTAAGGACAAACAGATACTTCCTTCAGCCTCTACAGGAGAATGCACAGCTGTCTCCAAGCATACTCTTATCCAGT GTGGAGTAGGAGCTGAATCAAGCAGCTCAGAATTTCCTGAGGCTAAGGGTTCCAACCGAACAGAAGAGAAGTGTGATTTTGTTAGGACTTCATTTGTTGAAGATCCTTCACGTGGTGTTCCAGAGGATAAACTACTATTGGAAGTTGGGGAGAcaagaaaggaaattaaaaggGCTGGATTAAGAAAAtccaagaataaaaatgatatcaacCTTCCTCGTCGGGCCTCAAAGCGTCTTGCTGGCATTCCACTAGCTCCAACGCCAGAACTGAAGGCAATAACTCGAGTTCGTCGAGCTGCAGTTGAACCAGGTAATGAGATAATTGCTAGTACAAGTGAGCAGGCTTCCTGTGGTGAGCTTGACACTGAGCTGAATACAAAGAATGCATTTGACACCTCCAAAAGCACAGAAAGGCCAGTGGAGTCAAATGAAAGCAAGCATGGTATTGTGGATATGGAGCATGCTGGAAAGGCAGGATCAGGAAAGGAGAGGAACGAGAAGCATGAATGTGCTGTTATTTCATCTCCTGGTAAACTCGCTTCTGCAGAACATGGTGGAAAGATTGAAACTGCCAATAATAGTGGTGAGAAGCCAGGACTGCCTTTTGGCCTGCCACTCGAGGAGTTATGGCAAGATCCATGCATTGCCTTTGCAATAAAAACTCTCACTGGCGCTCCTGTTGATTCCGATAGCATTAAAGTGTCACCAGGTTCAAGCAATAATGAATTTGTGGGCATGGCTGTTTTGGATGAGCATGCTGGGAAGGAAGACATTGGGAATAATGGAAATCTGTTTATTCCAGAACATGCTAGAGGGGTTGAAACTAGCAGCAAGGCTGACGAGAAGCCAGTATCTCCTCTCAACTTGCCTTTTGCTGATGCGTGGTCAGACCCCTGCATTGAATTTGCAATAAAAACTCTCACAGGTGCCATTCCACTGGACTTTGATGTGATTCAGGATTGCCTTCCACAGCAAGCTGGCTCTTTGCAACAGCAACAGAGTAGTGGCTTCACCTTGCCAAATGTAGGTGAGTTTTGCCAAGCTGAATTTTTGTGCCAGCAATTTGGCACTTCAGAGAAGCCTTCATTTAATCAAGCAGCTATGGTAGGGCCTGCATTGCCGCACACTAAACATGCTAATTTAGGATACTCAGCTGGACCTAGTCGACGCCTGCATAGCGAAGAAAGAAGCAATAAACGTAGAAGATAA
- the LOC7454489 gene encoding methyl-CpG-binding domain-containing protein 13 isoform X5, protein MGDPKSDDWLPEGWRVEVKVRNSGKKDKFYFPPTGGFRFNSKIEVSRYLNGSHPKSEEKVGSNDQWSSNKVVIEKTVPEGLPLGWTKEIKVTKKGGRIRRDPFYTDPVSGCVFRSMKEAHRYIESGVVGRLAFKRNRKDNYVVELKDDKTCSPAVAEKQDLEVNETPSPVTGDQSLKACEIAKHEQILNSASTGECIIVSEHTSDQYESVAKKQKLEVNRTQSSIISDHSLKSCKIAKDEQTLSLASAGEYTAVSEHTSDQCVSATKKQQLTVDRNPSSIISDQSLKSCEISKDKQILPSASTGECTAVSKHTLIQCGVGAESSSSEFPEAKGSNRTEEKCDFVRTSFVEDPSRGVPEDKLLLEVGETRKEIKRAGLRKSKNKNDINLPRRASKRLAGIPLAPTPELKAITRVRRAAVEPGNEIIASTSEQASCGELDTELNTKNAFDTSKSTERPVESNESKHGIVDMEHAGKAGSGKERNEKHECAVISSPGKLASAEHGGKIETANNSGEKPGLPFGLPLEELWQDPCIAFAIKTLTGAPVDSDSIKVSPGSSNNEFVGMAVLDEHAGKEDIGNNGNLFIPEHARGVETSSKADEKPVSPLNLPFADAWSDPCIEFAIKTLTGAIPLDFDVIQDCLPQQAGSLQQQQSSGFTLPNVGEFCQAEFLCQQFGTSEKPSFNQAAMVGPALPHTKHANLGYSAGPSRRLHSEERSNKRRR, encoded by the exons ATGGGGGATCCTAAATCCGATGACTGGTTGCCAGAAGGTTGGAGGGTAGAAGTTAAAGTGAGAAATAGCGGTAAAAAAGATAAG TTTTATTTTCCTCCCACGGGTGGATTCAGATTCAACTCCAAGATTGAGGTATCTCGCTATCTCAACGGAAGCCATCCTAAATCTGAAGAAAAGGTAGGAAGCAATGACCAGTGGTCCTCAAACAAG GTTGTAATCGAGAAGACTGTACCAGAAGGGTTACCTCTGGGATGGACCAAGGAAATCAAAGTAACAAAGAAAGGTGGCAGAATCAGAAGAGACCCG TTTTACACTGACCCTGTAAGTGGATGTGTTTTCCGCTCCATGAAGGAAGCACATCGCTACATTGAAAGTGGTGTGGTAGGAAGGCTGGCATTCAAGCGAAACCGCAAAGACAACTATGTTGTAGAGTTGAAAGATGATAAAACCTGT TCACCAGCTGTAGCCGAGAAACAAGATTTGGAAGTCAATGAAACACCGAGTCCAGTTACAGGTGACCAGAGCTTGAAGGCATGTGAAATTGCAAAACATGAACAGATACTCAATTCGGCCTCTACAGGAGAGTGCATAATTGTCTCTGAACATACTTCTGATCAGTATGAGTCAGTAGCCAAGAAACAAAAGTTGGAAGTCAACCGAACACAAAGTTCAATTATAAGTGACCATAGCTTGAAGTCATGCAAAATAGCTAAAGATGAACAGACACTTAGCTTGGCCTCTGCAGGAGAATACACA GCTGTCTCTGAGCATACTTCTGATCAGTGTGTGTCTGCAACTAAGAAACAACAATTGACAGTTGACAGAAATCCAAGTTCAATTATAAGTGACCAGAGCTTGAAGTCGTGTGAAATTTCTAAGGACAAACAGATACTTCCTTCAGCCTCTACAGGAGAATGCACAGCTGTCTCCAAGCATACTCTTATCCAGT GTGGAGTAGGAGCTGAATCAAGCAGCTCAGAATTTCCTGAGGCTAAGGGTTCCAACCGAACAGAAGAGAAGTGTGATTTTGTTAGGACTTCATTTGTTGAAGATCCTTCACGTGGTGTTCCAGAGGATAAACTACTATTGGAAGTTGGGGAGAcaagaaaggaaattaaaaggGCTGGATTAAGAAAAtccaagaataaaaatgatatcaacCTTCCTCGTCGGGCCTCAAAGCGTCTTGCTGGCATTCCACTAGCTCCAACGCCAGAACTGAAGGCAATAACTCGAGTTCGTCGAGCTGCAGTTGAACCAGGTAATGAGATAATTGCTAGTACAAGTGAGCAGGCTTCCTGTGGTGAGCTTGACACTGAGCTGAATACAAAGAATGCATTTGACACCTCCAAAAGCACAGAAAGGCCAGTGGAGTCAAATGAAAGCAAGCATGGTATTGTGGATATGGAGCATGCTGGAAAGGCAGGATCAGGAAAGGAGAGGAACGAGAAGCATGAATGTGCTGTTATTTCATCTCCTGGTAAACTCGCTTCTGCAGAACATGGTGGAAAGATTGAAACTGCCAATAATAGTGGTGAGAAGCCAGGACTGCCTTTTGGCCTGCCACTCGAGGAGTTATGGCAAGATCCATGCATTGCCTTTGCAATAAAAACTCTCACTGGCGCTCCTGTTGATTCCGATAGCATTAAAGTGTCACCAGGTTCAAGCAATAATGAATTTGTGGGCATGGCTGTTTTGGATGAGCATGCTGGGAAGGAAGACATTGGGAATAATGGAAATCTGTTTATTCCAGAACATGCTAGAGGGGTTGAAACTAGCAGCAAGGCTGACGAGAAGCCAGTATCTCCTCTCAACTTGCCTTTTGCTGATGCGTGGTCAGACCCCTGCATTGAATTTGCAATAAAAACTCTCACAGGTGCCATTCCACTGGACTTTGATGTGATTCAGGATTGCCTTCCACAGCAAGCTGGCTCTTTGCAACAGCAACAGAGTAGTGGCTTCACCTTGCCAAATGTAGGTGAGTTTTGCCAAGCTGAATTTTTGTGCCAGCAATTTGGCACTTCAGAGAAGCCTTCATTTAATCAAGCAGCTATGGTAGGGCCTGCATTGCCGCACACTAAACATGCTAATTTAGGATACTCAGCTGGACCTAGTCGACGCCTGCATAGCGAAGAAAGAAGCAATAAACGTAGAAGATAA
- the LOC7454489 gene encoding methyl-CpG-binding domain-containing protein 13 isoform X7 gives MKEAHRYIESGVVGRLAFKRNRKDNYVVELKDDKTCSPAVAEKQDLEVNETPSPVTGDQSLKACEIAKHEQILNSASTGECIIVSEHTSDQYESVAKKQKLEVNRTQSSIISDHSLKSCKIAKDEQTLSLASAGEYTAVSEHASDKCVSVAKKQKLEVSGMPSPIISDRTWKSCVIAKDEHIHDSASRGECKAVSEHTSDQCVSATKKQQLTVDRNPSSIISDQSLKSCEISKDKQILPSASTGECTAVSKHTLIQCGVGAESSSSEFPEAKGSNRTEEKCDFVRTSFVEDPSRGVPEDKLLLEVGETRKEIKRAGLRKSKNKNDINLPRRASKRLAGIPLAPTPELKAITRVRRAAVEPGNEIIASTSEQASCGELDTELNTKNAFDTSKSTERPVESNESKHGIVDMEHAGKAGSGKERNEKHECAVISSPGKLASAEHGGKIETANNSGEKPGLPFGLPLEELWQDPCIAFAIKTLTGAPVDSDSIKVSPGSSNNEFVGMAVLDEHAGKEDIGNNGNLFIPEHARGVETSSKADEKPVSPLNLPFADAWSDPCIEFAIKTLTGAIPLDFDVIQDCLPQQAGSLQQQQSSGFTLPNVGEFCQAEFLCQQFGTSEKPSFNQAAMVGPALPHTKHANLGYSAGPSRRLHSEERSNKRRR, from the exons ATGAAGGAAGCACATCGCTACATTGAAAGTGGTGTGGTAGGAAGGCTGGCATTCAAGCGAAACCGCAAAGACAACTATGTTGTAGAGTTGAAAGATGATAAAACCTGT TCACCAGCTGTAGCCGAGAAACAAGATTTGGAAGTCAATGAAACACCGAGTCCAGTTACAGGTGACCAGAGCTTGAAGGCATGTGAAATTGCAAAACATGAACAGATACTCAATTCGGCCTCTACAGGAGAGTGCATAATTGTCTCTGAACATACTTCTGATCAGTATGAGTCAGTAGCCAAGAAACAAAAGTTGGAAGTCAACCGAACACAAAGTTCAATTATAAGTGACCATAGCTTGAAGTCATGCAAAATAGCTAAAGATGAACAGACACTTAGCTTGGCCTCTGCAGGAGAATACACAGCTGTCTCTGAGCATGCTTCTGATAAGTGTGTCTCTGTagccaagaaacaaaaattggaAGTCAGTGGAATGCCAAGTCCAATTATAAGTGACCGGACCTGGAAGTCATGTGTAATTGCTAAAGATGAACACATACATGATTCAGCTTCTAGAGGAGAATGCAAGGCTGTCTCTGAGCATACTTCTGATCAGTGTGTGTCTGCAACTAAGAAACAACAATTGACAGTTGACAGAAATCCAAGTTCAATTATAAGTGACCAGAGCTTGAAGTCGTGTGAAATTTCTAAGGACAAACAGATACTTCCTTCAGCCTCTACAGGAGAATGCACAGCTGTCTCCAAGCATACTCTTATCCAGT GTGGAGTAGGAGCTGAATCAAGCAGCTCAGAATTTCCTGAGGCTAAGGGTTCCAACCGAACAGAAGAGAAGTGTGATTTTGTTAGGACTTCATTTGTTGAAGATCCTTCACGTGGTGTTCCAGAGGATAAACTACTATTGGAAGTTGGGGAGAcaagaaaggaaattaaaaggGCTGGATTAAGAAAAtccaagaataaaaatgatatcaacCTTCCTCGTCGGGCCTCAAAGCGTCTTGCTGGCATTCCACTAGCTCCAACGCCAGAACTGAAGGCAATAACTCGAGTTCGTCGAGCTGCAGTTGAACCAGGTAATGAGATAATTGCTAGTACAAGTGAGCAGGCTTCCTGTGGTGAGCTTGACACTGAGCTGAATACAAAGAATGCATTTGACACCTCCAAAAGCACAGAAAGGCCAGTGGAGTCAAATGAAAGCAAGCATGGTATTGTGGATATGGAGCATGCTGGAAAGGCAGGATCAGGAAAGGAGAGGAACGAGAAGCATGAATGTGCTGTTATTTCATCTCCTGGTAAACTCGCTTCTGCAGAACATGGTGGAAAGATTGAAACTGCCAATAATAGTGGTGAGAAGCCAGGACTGCCTTTTGGCCTGCCACTCGAGGAGTTATGGCAAGATCCATGCATTGCCTTTGCAATAAAAACTCTCACTGGCGCTCCTGTTGATTCCGATAGCATTAAAGTGTCACCAGGTTCAAGCAATAATGAATTTGTGGGCATGGCTGTTTTGGATGAGCATGCTGGGAAGGAAGACATTGGGAATAATGGAAATCTGTTTATTCCAGAACATGCTAGAGGGGTTGAAACTAGCAGCAAGGCTGACGAGAAGCCAGTATCTCCTCTCAACTTGCCTTTTGCTGATGCGTGGTCAGACCCCTGCATTGAATTTGCAATAAAAACTCTCACAGGTGCCATTCCACTGGACTTTGATGTGATTCAGGATTGCCTTCCACAGCAAGCTGGCTCTTTGCAACAGCAACAGAGTAGTGGCTTCACCTTGCCAAATGTAGGTGAGTTTTGCCAAGCTGAATTTTTGTGCCAGCAATTTGGCACTTCAGAGAAGCCTTCATTTAATCAAGCAGCTATGGTAGGGCCTGCATTGCCGCACACTAAACATGCTAATTTAGGATACTCAGCTGGACCTAGTCGACGCCTGCATAGCGAAGAAAGAAGCAATAAACGTAGAAGATAA